A window of the Parabacteroides merdae ATCC 43184 genome harbors these coding sequences:
- a CDS encoding alpha-1,3-galactosidase-related protein, producing the protein MKLNSVLTLLFIALFTACKGGAYDLSGYGLKPDTGENASPLIAKALQEIAAEVNFDTVRILLPKGRYDFYPEGASKREYFISNHDQDNPKLVGLAFENMKNVIFDGQGSELVFHGRMLPVSLVGSENCTLKNFSIDFANPHISQVKVLENDTVGGLITYEVAPWVEYEIRDSNFVAKGEGWEHVPAWGIAFEGDTKRLVYTTSDISVGSKHVAEIASRKILAPWKNKKLIPGTVVVFRGYGRPTPGVFMYHDTNTTLENIQVHYAEGMGLLAQMSENITLDKFSVCLRGKDDPRYFTTQADATHFSGCKGLIRSVGGLYEGMMDDAINVHGTYLKVQKRIDDKTLVGEYMHGQSYGFEWGRPGDAVQFIESKTMEVLGEQNKVAAIETADKPDGHGVKQFRITFEKPVDPAISEVGTYGIENQEWTPEVYFADNVIRNNRARGSLFSTPKKTVVEKNVFDHTSGTAILLCGDCNGWFETGACHDVQIRNNKFINALTNQFQFTNAVISIYPEIPDLKSQKRYFHSGIVIEDNEFETFDMPILYAKSVDGLVFRNNVIRQNHDYPAFHWNNHRFFFQRVVNVEIKDNRFDGGFDEEKDIRSEE; encoded by the coding sequence ATGAAACTAAATTCTGTTTTGACACTTTTATTTATCGCTTTGTTTACGGCATGTAAAGGCGGCGCGTATGACCTGTCCGGATATGGTCTGAAACCGGATACCGGGGAAAATGCTTCTCCGTTGATTGCGAAAGCTCTTCAAGAGATTGCGGCGGAAGTGAACTTCGATACGGTCCGGATACTGTTGCCGAAGGGACGTTATGATTTCTATCCCGAAGGTGCTTCCAAACGTGAATACTTCATTTCCAACCATGACCAGGATAATCCGAAACTGGTGGGACTGGCTTTTGAAAATATGAAGAATGTGATATTTGACGGACAAGGTTCCGAACTTGTTTTCCATGGGCGGATGCTTCCGGTTTCTTTGGTCGGTTCGGAGAACTGTACATTGAAGAACTTTAGTATCGATTTTGCGAATCCACATATCAGCCAAGTGAAAGTGTTGGAGAACGACACGGTCGGAGGCTTGATCACCTACGAGGTCGCTCCCTGGGTGGAGTACGAAATACGCGATAGCAACTTTGTCGCTAAAGGGGAAGGTTGGGAACATGTCCCTGCCTGGGGCATCGCTTTTGAAGGAGATACAAAGCGACTGGTCTATACCACCAGCGATATTAGTGTGGGCAGCAAGCATGTCGCAGAGATTGCTTCCCGCAAGATTCTTGCGCCTTGGAAGAACAAGAAACTGATACCGGGAACGGTCGTTGTGTTCCGTGGATACGGTCGTCCGACTCCGGGTGTATTTATGTATCATGATACGAATACGACACTCGAAAATATACAGGTTCATTATGCTGAAGGAATGGGGCTGCTGGCCCAGATGAGTGAAAATATCACGTTGGATAAATTCTCGGTCTGCCTGCGTGGCAAGGACGATCCACGTTATTTCACGACACAGGCCGATGCGACTCATTTCTCCGGCTGTAAGGGATTGATCCGTTCGGTCGGTGGTCTGTATGAAGGTATGATGGATGATGCCATCAATGTGCATGGAACCTATTTGAAGGTGCAAAAGCGAATAGACGACAAGACGTTGGTTGGCGAATATATGCACGGGCAGTCCTACGGTTTCGAATGGGGGCGTCCGGGCGATGCCGTCCAGTTCATCGAGTCCAAAACGATGGAGGTTTTAGGTGAACAGAACAAGGTGGCTGCGATTGAAACAGCCGACAAGCCTGACGGCCATGGTGTAAAACAGTTCCGCATTACGTTTGAGAAACCTGTCGATCCCGCCATTAGTGAGGTTGGTACTTACGGTATCGAGAATCAGGAATGGACGCCGGAGGTTTATTTTGCCGATAATGTGATCCGTAATAACCGTGCCCGTGGTTCCCTGTTCAGTACTCCGAAGAAGACTGTGGTCGAGAAGAACGTTTTTGATCACACATCCGGTACGGCAATCCTACTGTGCGGCGACTGCAACGGGTGGTTCGAGACGGGTGCCTGCCATGACGTACAGATCCGGAATAACAAGTTTATCAATGCTTTGACAAATCAGTTCCAATTTACGAACGCCGTTATTTCTATATATCCGGAGATACCTGATTTGAAAAGTCAGAAGAGATATTTTCATAGCGGAATCGTGATCGAGGACAACGAGTTCGAAACCTTTGATATGCCGATCCTGTATGCAAAATCTGTGGACGGCCTAGTCTTCCGCAATAATGTGATTAGACAAAATCATGATTATCCGGCTTTCCATTGGAACAACCATCGTTTCTTCTTCCAGCGCGTTGTTAATGTCGAGATCAAGGATAACCGGTTCGACGGAGGGTTTGATGAGGAGAAAGATATAAGGTCTGAGGAATAA
- a CDS encoding PaaI family thioesterase, with protein sequence MTINEFLQGDKFALLAGVELLETGNGYAKARMEIKPEHLNGGGVCQGGAIFTLADLAFAAATNSHARLTLSITSSINFFKAESKGFLYAEAREAFSHKRLANCEVRITNETGDLIATFNGTGYRKDTELPFAPIE encoded by the coding sequence ATGACAATAAACGAATTTCTTCAAGGCGACAAGTTCGCCTTATTGGCTGGTGTCGAACTTTTGGAAACGGGCAACGGTTATGCCAAAGCCCGTATGGAAATAAAGCCGGAACACCTCAACGGCGGTGGCGTATGCCAAGGCGGCGCTATCTTCACTTTAGCTGATCTGGCTTTTGCAGCAGCAACAAACAGTCATGCACGCCTGACACTTTCTATTACATCCAGCATTAACTTCTTCAAAGCCGAAAGCAAAGGGTTCCTTTATGCCGAAGCTCGTGAAGCATTCAGCCACAAGCGGCTCGCCAACTGTGAAGTGCGGATCACCAATGAAACCGGCGACCTGATCGCCACCTTCAACGGAACAGGCTACAGAAAAGATACGGAACTGCCGTTTGCCCCAATAGAATGA
- a CDS encoding 4-hydroxy-3-methylbut-2-en-1-yl diphosphate synthase encodes MEDFFNYRRRKSSIVNIGNTPLGGDNPIRIQSMANVSTMDTDAAVCQAIRMIEAGAEYVRFTAQGEREARNLGVIRKQLSEAGYTTPLVADIHFNPRAADAAAEEVEKVRINPGNYVDKVKTFDLQEYTDEEYAAELQKIRDRFIPFLNICKAHGTAIRIGVNHGSLSDRIMSRYGDTPEGMVASCMEFLRICRDENFPDVVISIKASNTVVMVKTVRLLVRTMEAEDMYYPLHLGVTEAGDGEDGRIKSAVGIGALLSDGIGDTIRVSLSEDPEAEIPVARKLVDYILEREGHEPVEASPAPGYDPVTADRRHSRVAERIGGNFPPVVISDRSNGDFEFDHASQPDYIYIGKEDPENLPDNFRLLVDAHFWKERPNAYPFFIASEIDELKDYSVPLKFIRLTYRDLTDRVIEVLKQDKSVIVILSTHHRNGIAAERAAMHHLLAAGCDVPVILHRDYRETDIEALQLKAAVDFGTLLLDGFGDGIMLHNEGCETMVTDSCMFGILQATRTRISKTEYISCPSCGRTLYDLQTTIARIKKATSHLKGLKIGIMGCIVNGPGEMADADYGYVGAGKNRISLYKGKECVLKNIPEEEAVERLVQLIKESGDWTDH; translated from the coding sequence ATGGAAGATTTTTTTAACTATCGTCGTCGCAAATCGTCTATTGTCAACATAGGAAATACTCCGTTAGGGGGCGATAATCCGATTCGCATCCAGTCGATGGCAAACGTCTCCACTATGGATACTGATGCGGCTGTCTGCCAGGCGATCCGAATGATCGAAGCCGGTGCAGAATATGTACGTTTCACCGCCCAAGGAGAACGTGAAGCCCGTAATTTAGGTGTAATCCGTAAACAACTTAGCGAAGCCGGATATACGACTCCGTTAGTCGCCGACATCCATTTTAACCCACGCGCGGCCGATGCTGCTGCCGAAGAGGTGGAAAAAGTACGTATCAACCCCGGAAATTATGTGGACAAGGTAAAGACGTTCGATCTGCAGGAATACACCGACGAGGAATATGCCGCAGAGTTACAGAAGATACGCGACCGCTTCATACCATTCCTTAACATCTGCAAAGCACACGGAACCGCCATTCGTATTGGCGTAAACCACGGTTCGCTGTCCGACCGAATTATGAGCCGGTACGGCGACACTCCAGAAGGCATGGTTGCCTCATGCATGGAATTCCTGCGTATTTGCCGGGATGAGAATTTTCCCGACGTCGTAATCTCCATTAAAGCCTCGAACACGGTTGTAATGGTGAAAACCGTCCGCCTATTAGTCCGAACAATGGAAGCCGAAGATATGTACTACCCGTTGCATCTCGGTGTGACGGAAGCTGGCGATGGCGAAGATGGACGCATCAAAAGCGCTGTCGGAATCGGGGCCCTATTGTCCGATGGCATCGGCGACACGATCCGCGTCTCTTTGAGCGAAGATCCGGAAGCTGAAATCCCTGTTGCCCGTAAGCTGGTTGACTACATACTCGAACGCGAAGGACATGAACCTGTAGAGGCCTCACCTGCCCCCGGTTATGATCCGGTTACAGCCGATCGTCGTCACAGCCGGGTGGCGGAAAGAATCGGGGGAAATTTCCCGCCGGTTGTCATTTCTGATCGTAGCAACGGTGATTTTGAGTTTGATCATGCGTCACAGCCGGACTATATATACATAGGCAAGGAAGATCCGGAGAACCTGCCGGACAACTTTCGTCTTTTGGTAGACGCCCACTTCTGGAAAGAACGTCCGAACGCCTATCCTTTTTTTATCGCATCGGAAATAGACGAGTTAAAAGACTATTCCGTTCCCTTGAAATTTATCCGCCTTACCTACCGAGATCTGACCGACCGCGTGATCGAAGTGCTGAAGCAGGATAAGTCCGTAATTGTCATCCTGAGCACACATCACCGGAACGGTATCGCTGCCGAACGTGCCGCCATGCATCACTTGCTGGCAGCCGGTTGTGATGTGCCGGTCATCCTGCATCGCGACTATAGAGAGACAGATATTGAAGCGTTGCAACTGAAAGCGGCCGTCGACTTCGGAACTTTGCTGTTAGATGGCTTCGGCGACGGGATCATGCTGCACAACGAAGGGTGCGAAACGATGGTAACGGACAGTTGTATGTTCGGCATCCTGCAAGCAACCCGTACCCGCATCAGCAAGACGGAATATATCTCCTGCCCAAGTTGCGGACGTACCTTATACGACTTGCAAACAACAATCGCCCGTATCAAGAAAGCCACTTCTCATCTGAAAGGCTTGAAAATAGGTATCATGGGGTGTATCGTGAACGGTCCCGGCGAAATGGCAGATGCTGATTATGGCTATGTCGGCGCCGGAAAGAACCGGATCAGCCTATATAAAGGTAAAGAATGCGTCCTGAAAAATATCCCCGAAGAAGAAGCTGTAGAACGATTAGTCCAGTTGATAAAGGAAAGTGGAGATTGGACGGATCATTGA
- the cysS gene encoding cysteine--tRNA ligase has product MEHPISIYNTLTRKKEQFIPLHEPHVGMYVCGPTVYGDAHLGHARPAITFDLLFRYLTHIGYKVRYVRNITDVGHLEHDADDGEDKIAKKARLEQLEPMEVVQYYLNRYHHAMEALNVLPPSIEPHASGHIIEQIELVKKILDNGYAYESEGSVYFDVEKYNKDHNYGVLSGRNIDDMLNTTRALDGQDEKRNPIDFALWKCAQPEHIMRWPSPWSDGFPGWHCECTAMGKKYLGEHFDIHGGGMDLIFPHHECEIAQAVASQGEDMVHYWMHNNMITINGQKMGKSLGNFITLEEFFTGDNKVLSQAYSPMTIRFFILQAHYRSTVDFSNEALQAAEKGLERLMDAYNHLMKLKASDVSTVDVKDLRRKCYDAMNDDLNSPIVIAHLFDAARAINSVKDGKATISAEDLKELQDVFHTFVFDILGIKDEAASGGSNNNEAFGKAMDLLLTIRQQAKANKDWATSDKIRNELTAIGFDIKDTKDGAEWKLSK; this is encoded by the coding sequence ATGGAACATCCAATAAGCATTTATAACACACTCACAAGAAAAAAGGAACAGTTCATCCCACTGCACGAACCGCATGTGGGTATGTACGTTTGCGGTCCTACGGTTTACGGTGACGCCCACCTGGGCCACGCACGGCCGGCTATCACTTTCGACCTGCTGTTCCGTTATTTGACTCATATAGGATACAAGGTACGCTATGTACGCAACATAACAGATGTCGGCCACCTGGAACATGATGCTGACGATGGTGAAGACAAGATTGCCAAGAAAGCCCGTCTCGAACAACTCGAGCCGATGGAAGTGGTGCAGTATTACCTGAACCGTTACCATCACGCTATGGAAGCGCTCAACGTTCTACCGCCCAGCATCGAACCGCATGCGTCCGGCCATATCATCGAGCAGATCGAACTGGTAAAGAAAATACTGGATAACGGATATGCTTACGAAAGCGAAGGTTCCGTTTACTTCGACGTGGAGAAATACAACAAGGATCATAATTACGGTGTTCTTTCCGGACGCAACATCGACGATATGCTGAATACTACCCGCGCACTGGACGGACAGGATGAAAAACGTAATCCGATCGACTTCGCTCTCTGGAAATGCGCGCAACCGGAACATATCATGCGCTGGCCTTCTCCGTGGAGCGACGGTTTCCCCGGATGGCACTGCGAATGTACGGCTATGGGTAAAAAGTATCTGGGCGAACATTTCGATATCCACGGTGGCGGCATGGATCTGATCTTCCCACATCACGAATGCGAGATTGCACAGGCTGTTGCTTCACAGGGAGAAGATATGGTTCACTACTGGATGCACAACAATATGATTACCATTAACGGGCAGAAGATGGGCAAGTCATTGGGCAACTTCATCACGCTGGAGGAATTTTTTACTGGTGACAACAAGGTGCTGAGCCAGGCATATTCGCCTATGACCATCCGCTTCTTCATCCTCCAAGCTCACTACCGCAGCACGGTAGACTTCAGCAACGAAGCCCTGCAAGCAGCTGAAAAGGGGTTGGAACGTCTGATGGACGCTTATAATCATTTGATGAAGCTGAAAGCCTCCGACGTTTCAACTGTAGATGTGAAGGATTTGCGCCGCAAATGCTACGATGCGATGAACGACGACCTGAACTCGCCGATTGTAATCGCCCATCTGTTTGACGCAGCCCGCGCGATCAACTCCGTAAAGGATGGCAAGGCTACGATCTCGGCCGAAGACCTGAAAGAGCTACAGGATGTATTCCATACCTTCGTTTTCGATATTCTCGGAATAAAAGATGAAGCAGCTTCGGGCGGAAGCAACAACAACGAGGCATTCGGCAAAGCAATGGATTTGCTGCTGACCATCCGCCAACAGGCAAAAGCCAATAAAGACTGGGCTACATCGGACAAGATCCGAAACGAACTGACAGCCATCGGCTTCGATATCAAAGATACGAAAGACGGAGCCGAATGGAAGTTAAGCAAGTAA